A window of Thermodesulfovibrionales bacterium genomic DNA:
GTACTGATATATGATTTGAAGGCTTCCAAAAAGGCGATAGTATCAGGAATGAACGTTGCTGCCCGTGTCTCCCTCGAAGGCTTAGGGAAAACCGCCCTGATGCTGTTCTGAAAAGCCCTTAAAAGGGAGGAATAATCGTGAGAAGCAGACATCTGTACTATGGAAACCCATGGATACCGCTCCCTGATCCCTCGCCGGATGCTCTTTATCTGTTCCCGGAAAAGCAGTCCTCCCGAGGTCTCCGGATCATCAAGAACAAGCAGGGGCAGGACCTTTATGGCGAGGCACTGGTCTATGATCCGATTGAGTTCTTCGTTGCTGTCCGTAGCAAAGACGAGGACGCCCTCATCCTTGCAGATGGTCATGACCGAGTGTTTGATGAGTTCATCCTCACTGAACAGGATGAGTCCCTTCGTCAGCCGTCCCGTCCTTTGCGATCCGTCGTAGGCCCTTTTTCTTGGTGTGGATTTCTCCAGGAAAGAGGCAAAGGTCTTCTGCTCGTCAGGTGAAAAGTCGGCTAGAAGCTCCTTCATCCTCTGACGATGAATTCCGGCCGGGTTGAAAATCTCGTTTGCCGCGATAGACTCGGGTATCCTCCTCTCCAGGCGGTCGAGGTCACCCAGCCCGAGGTCTTCTGCAGTGATGTGTGAAGGCCTCGCGATACTCCCCGGAGTCTCTGGTGGAGGAAGTACGTCCGCAAACAGTTCTTCATCCGACATGACCGCCTTCCCGGACTTGCGATCACGTTCCCGTTCATCGAAAATACGAAGGGCATCCATAAGAATCATCTGGGCGTCAATGCCTATCTCCTGCTCCATCCTGCCGACGTCATAGCTGCATTCAGCGGATACCGCTATGGCTTCCGTGTCAAGGGTGAAGGTCCCCGCTGTCCAGCCTATGAGTTCAACGACGGCTATCTCGATCAGCTTCTTCAGCCCCCTATACGCCTCGTCACGTCTGAGTTTGCCGAGTCCGATGAGCGTTGCGATCAGGGGCTTGCGGTCTTTTCCGGCACGGCCCTGCACTTCGAGCGCCTCTTTGAGATCGGCGGCGGTTATGGCATTCATCTTTACCATAACCGTGCCGATGCGGACCCTGTTGTTGAGGTGAGTCGCACCAACGATCAATCCTTTACTGAAAAAGATGCGGCTCTCCCCCCTGCTCCCGCTGACGGAAAGGGTGCCGGATTTCCGCGTCGTATTGACCATCTGAATTACGTCAACAATGTGGAGTTGCTCTAAGTCTCCGGTAAAGGCCATAGTGCGTGATTCGAAAGCGTTGGTTTCGGATAGGGAAGAATAACACAAAAGACGGAGGCCGGTAAACATAACAGCCTTTTCGACCGCGAATCGGATGCCAACGCCGCAGTTTATGAATCATCGAAGATGGAGGTCCGCTCAATCACCTTCGATATCGTATATAATGAAGAGACCATGAAAGAGGAGGTAAGAGCCATGCTGCCTGAAGATCTGGGGGAACTGAGAAGACTCTACCTGGGATTCACCTCTGCGCGGGTCGTGCTTACGGCAAACAACCTGGGGGTCTTTGACTATCTGAAGAGGCCTTTGACGGCTGCCGAAGCTGCAAAGAAACTGAAGGCCGACCACCGCGCGATGGAGATACTGCTCGATGCGCTTGCCGGGATAGGGATGATTCATAAGGGTAGGGATGGGAGATACCGCAATTCCGCGCTGAGCAATCGCTATCTTGCCAAGGGTGCGCCCCACTTTCAGGGAGATATCGTCAGGCACGCTTCAACGATGTGGCAGAACTTTTCGGCCCTCGATGAAGTCGTGAGGACCGGAAGACCTGCCCGAAAAGACTTTGACCACGAATCATTCATTCTCGGCATGCATAACCTGACGATATTCCGCACCGAAGGACTCATAAAGGCGATCGGGCTCAGGGGAGTGAAGACCGCCCTTGACCTTGGCGGCGGCCCCGGTACGAATGCGATGGCCATGGCAAGACAGGGTGTAAGGGCGACGATCTTTGACCTTCCCGCGACGGTCGCCATCGCTAGGAGGGTTGCGCGGCGCGAGGGAATCAAGGGGCTCAGCTTTCTTGAGGGCGACTTTCATGTGGATGATATCGGTTCAGGCTATGACCTCATCCTCATAAGCCAGATACTCCATGCCTTTTCTGTTCGGGAGAACAAGGCGCTCCTCGCCAGATGCAGGAATGCCCTGAATCCCGGAGGGAGGGTTGTGATTCAGGAGTTTCCGATCAATGATGCACGGACCGCACCTCCCCAGAGCGCGCTCTTCTCTGTCAATATGCTTGTGGGCACCGAGAGCGGACGGTGCTATTCGCCCCGGGAGATGAAAACGTGGCTGAGAGAAACAGGCTTCGGGAACCTTGTTACAAAGAAGTTGCCGGAAACGGTTGTTGTTGTAGGCAGGGTGAAGCCTGAGACGCAGGTTGTTCATGCCTTGTCAGACGGGAGGATGAAGGAGGAAAAGACCTTCGCCTATAATAGCCGATAACGATGCGCCGGATGATTGATTTCCATACCCATGCCTTTCCTGATGAGATGGCAGACAAGGTGATGAAGATGCTTGAAGGAGAGGGTGGGGTCAAGGCAAGTCTTGACGGGAGGATATCATCTCTCCTTTCGTCGATGGAGAGAAACGGTATCGAGAAGAGCATCGTCTGCTCCATCGCCACGAAACCTTCACAGTTCGATGCGATCCTGGCATGGTCAAAACAGGTCAGGTCCGAAAGGATCATCCCTTTCCCTTCGATCCATCCCGGTGACGAACGGTCTGTCGAGAGGGTCGCCAGAATAAAAGGCGAGGGGTTTAAGGGCATCAAGTTCCATCCCTATTATCAGGACTTCGATGTGGACGAAGAGAGGATTTTTCCGATCTATGAAAAGGCAGTGGAGGAGAACCTCATCGTCGTTATGCATACGGGCTATGATTTTGCTTATCCCCGTATCAGTAAGGCAGACCCGGCCAAGATCGCGAGTGTCATGGAGAAGTTTCCCGAACTGAAGCTCGTGACGACCCATCTCGGGGCATGGGACCAATGGGAAGAGGTCGAGAAGCTCCTCCTGGGGAAGAGGATCTATATGGAGATCTCCTTTTCCCTCGAATATATCAAGAAAGATGTTGCCAGGAGCATCATCCTGAACCATCCGAAGGATTATATTCTCTTCGGCAGCGACTCGCCCTGGACGGACCAGGGAAAGACCCTGTCCCTCCTCAAGGACCTCGGACTCGGTCAGAAGAGGGAAGTTCTCATTTTGAGGGACAATGCCGTCAGGTTGCTCAATTCTGTTTGACCTTACCGGCCTCCCGAACAAGATAGTTTTATGCAACTGGAAGGTTAACTGTTTGCCGTTGTTGAAAATAACGCAGTGGTGTGATAATCTACAATTCCGAATTTTTTGAAGGGGAGAATCTTGGAAACGAGCGTGGCTCTTGACGAAAAACTGCTCCTTTCGGGCAATGAAGCCATAGCCCGCGGCGCCTTTGAGGCCGGAGTGAAAGTTGCCGCTGCCTACCCCGGAACGCCTTCAACAGAGATACTCGAGAACCTCGCAACGTATGAAGGCGTCTATGCAGAGTGGTCTCCCAATGAGAAGGTGGCCCTGGAGGTGGCACTGGGAGCGTCTTTCGCCGGCGTAAGGGCACTGGCATCGATGAAGCACGTCGGTCTCAATGTGGCTGCCGATCCGCTCTTCACGTCGGTCTATACCGGTGTGAGGGGAGGACTGGTGATCATCACCGCCGATGATCCCGAGATGCACAGCTCCCAGAATGAGCAGGATAACAGGAACTATGCCCTTGCCGCCAAGGTCCCGATGCTCGAACCGGCGGATGCTGCGGAGGCAAAAGATCTCTTAAAGATTGCGTACCGGATAAGCGAGGAGTTCGATACGCCTGTCCTTTTCAGGACTACCACGAGGGTCTCCCATGTAAAGGGCGCTGTCCCCGTCGGCGAGGTTGAGGCATCGGCTGCAAAGCCGGGTATCGAAAAGATGCCGGAGAAATTCGTCATGCTCCCCGGCCACGCCCGGAAACGGAGGGCCGAGCTCGATAAGCGCATGGCGCGACTGAGGGAATTTGCCGAGACCTTCCCCGGCAATAGGATCGAATGGGGCGAGAGGAAGCGCGGCTTCATCACGTCCGGGATATCCTATCTCTATGTGAAGGAAGCCTTCCCTGAGGCCTCGGTCCTCAAGCTCGGCATGGTCTATCCCTTCCCTGAAAGGACGATCAGGGACTTCTCAGAAGAGGTGGAGGAGCTCTTTATCGTTGAGGAACTCGATCCCTTTATCGAGCTCCATGTGAAGGCCATGGGAATCGCCTGCAGAGGGAAAGAAGTCATCCCGGCAACGGGGGAATTGAACCCTCGTGTTGTGCGGAGTTGCATCACCGGTGAAGAGGGCAAGAAGATCTTTGAGCCAGTTCCGATCCCTCTGAGACCGCCGAACCTCTGCCCCGGATGCCCCCACAGGGGAATATTCTATGCCCTGTCGAAACTCGGTCTCTTCGTGGCAGGAGACATAGGCTGTTACACGCTGGCTGCGCTCAGACCCCTCTCTGCCATGGACTCCTGCGTCTGCATGGGAGCGGGCATCGGGAATGCCCTCGGCATGGAGAAGGCCCTCGGCAGAGAGGCCCTCGGGAAGATCGTGGCGGTCATCGGCGATTCAACATTCTTCCATTCAGGGATCACGGG
This region includes:
- a CDS encoding methyltransferase: MLPEDLGELRRLYLGFTSARVVLTANNLGVFDYLKRPLTAAEAAKKLKADHRAMEILLDALAGIGMIHKGRDGRYRNSALSNRYLAKGAPHFQGDIVRHASTMWQNFSALDEVVRTGRPARKDFDHESFILGMHNLTIFRTEGLIKAIGLRGVKTALDLGGGPGTNAMAMARQGVRATIFDLPATVAIARRVARREGIKGLSFLEGDFHVDDIGSGYDLILISQILHAFSVRENKALLARCRNALNPGGRVVIQEFPINDARTAPPQSALFSVNMLVGTESGRCYSPREMKTWLRETGFGNLVTKKLPETVVVVGRVKPETQVVHALSDGRMKEEKTFAYNSR
- a CDS encoding DUF4388 domain-containing protein; the encoded protein is MAFTGDLEQLHIVDVIQMVNTTRKSGTLSVSGSRGESRIFFSKGLIVGATHLNNRVRIGTVMVKMNAITAADLKEALEVQGRAGKDRKPLIATLIGLGKLRRDEAYRGLKKLIEIAVVELIGWTAGTFTLDTEAIAVSAECSYDVGRMEQEIGIDAQMILMDALRIFDERERDRKSGKAVMSDEELFADVLPPPETPGSIARPSHITAEDLGLGDLDRLERRIPESIAANEIFNPAGIHRQRMKELLADFSPDEQKTFASFLEKSTPRKRAYDGSQRTGRLTKGLILFSEDELIKHSVMTICKDEGVLVFATDSNEELNRIIDQCLAIKVLPLLVLDDPETSGGLLFREQIKSIRRGIRERYPWVSIVQMSASHDYSSLLRAFQNSIRAVFPKPSRETRAATFIPDTIAFLEAFKSYISTCFHEQEYPSVMDQDVGTFKDRILSLRNLHNPAAVSLALLQHISGICDRSVTFIVRSGELTGEKAIGVYGPRDEGPAPASVLKVPLSKPSVFRTAIEKGEIFYGESSCEILKDHLFAEIGRPLRPTILLVPVKSHGKTMTLTYGDFGLKEAVPVNTDLLELIANEAGLVMENTLYLKQLRKAAQK
- a CDS encoding amidohydrolase family protein, yielding MIDFHTHAFPDEMADKVMKMLEGEGGVKASLDGRISSLLSSMERNGIEKSIVCSIATKPSQFDAILAWSKQVRSERIIPFPSIHPGDERSVERVARIKGEGFKGIKFHPYYQDFDVDEERIFPIYEKAVEENLIVVMHTGYDFAYPRISKADPAKIASVMEKFPELKLVTTHLGAWDQWEEVEKLLLGKRIYMEISFSLEYIKKDVARSIILNHPKDYILFGSDSPWTDQGKTLSLLKDLGLGQKREVLILRDNAVRLLNSV
- the iorA gene encoding indolepyruvate ferredoxin oxidoreductase subunit alpha, translated to METSVALDEKLLLSGNEAIARGAFEAGVKVAAAYPGTPSTEILENLATYEGVYAEWSPNEKVALEVALGASFAGVRALASMKHVGLNVAADPLFTSVYTGVRGGLVIITADDPEMHSSQNEQDNRNYALAAKVPMLEPADAAEAKDLLKIAYRISEEFDTPVLFRTTTRVSHVKGAVPVGEVEASAAKPGIEKMPEKFVMLPGHARKRRAELDKRMARLREFAETFPGNRIEWGERKRGFITSGISYLYVKEAFPEASVLKLGMVYPFPERTIRDFSEEVEELFIVEELDPFIELHVKAMGIACRGKEVIPATGELNPRVVRSCITGEEGKKIFEPVPIPLRPPNLCPGCPHRGIFYALSKLGLFVAGDIGCYTLAALRPLSAMDSCVCMGAGIGNALGMEKALGREALGKIVAVIGDSTFFHSGITGLIDIVYNRGFTTVIILDNRTTGMTGHQPHPSSGMTVQGVSTTPVDIEALCRAIGVRHVYTVNPNDIEGTQRIVKRESERSEPSVIITKSPCVLLPEMKKRKDRKLYVVIPEKCKGCKTCLKLGCPAIEWAPLTPEEAKELGYKETQEGYSRINAVLCDGCGQCAPLCKFKAIVVAGEEGG